The proteins below are encoded in one region of Fusobacterium massiliense:
- the glyQ gene encoding glycine--tRNA ligase subunit alpha: MTFQEIIFSLQRFWSSKGCIIGNPYDVEKGAGTFNPNTFLMSLGPEPWNVAYVEPSRRPKDGRYGENPNRVYQHHQFQVIMKPSPTNIQEMYLESLRVLGIEPEKHDIRFVEDDWESPTLGAWGLGWEVWLDGMEITQFTYFQQVGGLELDIVPVEITYGLERLALYIQNKENVYDLEWAKGVKYGDMRYQFEFENSKYSFELASLDKHFKWFDEFEQEAKYILEKGLVLPAYDYVLKCSHVFNVLDSRGAISTTERMAYILRVRNLARKCAEVFVENRKALGYPLLNKK; the protein is encoded by the coding sequence ATGACATTTCAAGAAATAATTTTTTCTTTACAACGATTTTGGAGCTCAAAAGGTTGTATAATAGGGAATCCTTATGACGTTGAAAAAGGAGCAGGGACATTTAACCCTAATACATTTTTGATGTCTTTAGGACCAGAACCATGGAATGTTGCTTATGTAGAACCATCAAGAAGACCAAAAGACGGTAGATATGGAGAAAACCCTAATAGAGTATATCAACATCATCAATTTCAAGTAATTATGAAACCATCTCCAACTAATATACAAGAAATGTATTTGGAAAGCTTGAGAGTTTTAGGAATAGAACCAGAAAAACATGATATAAGATTCGTTGAAGATGACTGGGAATCACCAACTTTAGGAGCTTGGGGACTTGGTTGGGAAGTTTGGTTAGATGGAATGGAAATAACACAATTCACATATTTTCAACAAGTTGGAGGATTAGAATTAGATATAGTTCCAGTTGAGATAACTTATGGACTAGAAAGATTGGCTCTTTACATTCAAAATAAAGAAAATGTCTATGATTTAGAATGGGCAAAAGGTGTAAAATACGGAGATATGAGATATCAATTTGAATTTGAAAATTCAAAATATTCATTTGAACTTGCTAGTCTTGATAAACATTTTAAATGGTTTGATGAATTTGAACAAGAAGCAAAATATATTTTAGAAAAAGGGTTGGTTTTACCAGCTTATGATTATGTTTTAAAATGTTCACATGTTTTTAATGTTTTAGATTCAAGAGGAGCTATTTCTACAACTGAAAGAATGGCATATATATTGAGAGTTAGAAATTTGGCTAGAAAATGTGCAGAAGTTTTTGTAGAAAACAGAAAAGCATTAGGCTACCCTCTTTTAAATAAAAAGTAA
- the lspA gene encoding signal peptidase II has translation MIYIFLFLILLIIDQYTKYIIDSVMHITQSIPIVENFFNLTYVQNRGIAFGLFQGKIDVVTIFAIVAVIFIMFYFIKNLKKISFIERIAYTMIVSGAIGNLIDRIFRGYVIDMLDFRGIWHFIFNFADVWINIGVILIIVEHIFFDRKRGGNKK, from the coding sequence ATGATATACATATTTTTATTTTTAATACTATTGATAATAGATCAATACACTAAATATATAATAGATTCGGTTATGCATATAACCCAATCTATTCCCATAGTGGAAAATTTTTTCAATTTAACTTATGTTCAAAATAGAGGAATTGCTTTTGGATTATTTCAAGGAAAAATAGATGTAGTTACAATCTTTGCAATAGTAGCAGTAATATTTATTATGTTTTATTTCATAAAAAATTTAAAAAAAATTAGTTTTATTGAGAGAATTGCTTATACTATGATAGTTTCTGGTGCTATTGGAAATTTGATTGATAGAATATTCAGAGGCTATGTAATAGATATGCTAGATTTTAGAGGAATATGGCATTTTATATTCAATTTTGCTGATGTATGGATAAATATAGGGGTAATATTAATAATTGTAGAACATATATTTTTCGATAGAAAAAGAGGAGGAAATAAAAAATGA